Proteins encoded within one genomic window of Mycolicibacterium aubagnense:
- a CDS encoding alpha/beta fold hydrolase encodes MNLAFDDRGGTGEPVLFIAGRGGAGRTWHLHQVPAFQRAGFRCITFDNRGIGATENAIGFSTDQVVADTAALINKVVGGPVRVVGVSMGSFIAQELMVARPELVSSAVLMATRGREDRARTFFREAERALLAAGIELPPEVDAKNRLLENFSPKTLNDDRAVQDWIEMFTMWPTKATPGLRAQLAVAPETNRLPAYRQIAVPVQVIGFADDVVLPPHLSKEVADAIPLGRYLEIPDAGHLGFIERPDVVNAAVLEFFAANPTSAGPTG; translated from the coding sequence GTGAATCTGGCATTCGACGACCGCGGCGGTACCGGCGAGCCGGTGCTGTTCATCGCAGGACGGGGCGGCGCGGGCCGCACCTGGCACCTCCATCAGGTGCCGGCGTTCCAGCGGGCCGGCTTCCGCTGCATCACCTTCGACAACCGTGGCATCGGCGCCACCGAGAACGCCATCGGCTTCTCCACCGACCAGGTGGTCGCGGACACCGCCGCGTTGATCAACAAGGTCGTCGGCGGCCCGGTGCGCGTCGTCGGGGTGTCGATGGGGTCGTTCATCGCCCAGGAGCTCATGGTCGCCCGCCCCGAGCTGGTGTCCTCGGCGGTGCTGATGGCCACGCGTGGCCGCGAGGACCGCGCCCGCACCTTCTTCCGGGAGGCAGAGCGGGCGCTGCTGGCCGCGGGCATCGAGCTGCCGCCCGAGGTGGACGCGAAAAACCGTCTGCTGGAGAACTTTTCACCGAAGACCCTGAACGACGACCGCGCCGTGCAGGACTGGATCGAGATGTTCACCATGTGGCCGACCAAGGCCACACCGGGCCTGCGCGCCCAGCTGGCCGTTGCGCCGGAAACCAACCGGCTGCCGGCCTACCGGCAGATCGCGGTGCCGGTGCAGGTGATCGGTTTCGCCGATGACGTCGTGCTGCCGCCGCACCTGTCCAAGGAGGTGGCCGACGCCATCCCGCTGGGCCGCTACCTGGAGATCCCCGACGCCGGCCACCTCGGCTTCATCGAGCGTCCCGATGTGGTGAACGCCGCCGTGCTGGAATTCTTCGCCGCCAACCCGACGTCGGCGGGGCCGACCGGTTAG
- the menD gene encoding 2-succinyl-5-enolpyruvyl-6-hydroxy-3-cyclohexene-1-carboxylic-acid synthase encodes MNPSTIQARVVVDELIRGGVRDVVLCPGSRNAPLAFALADADRAGRLRLHVRIDERTAGYLAVGLAVSAGSPVCIAMTSGTAVANLGPAVIEANYARVPLIVLSANRPYELLGTGANQTMEQLGYFGNQVRATISLGLAEATADVAASNAQWRSATCRVLVAAKGSRTANAGPVQFDIPLREPLVPDAEDGADDAAYAPEGRPDGRPWTYTPPVTFDQPLEIDLTADTVVIAGHGAGRHENLAHLPTVAEPTAPPADNPLHPLALSLVRPHQVIMLGRPTLHRPVSALLADPSVPVYALTTGPRWPDVSGNSQATGTRAITSGTPDPDWLRRCADANARAEHAVREQLAAYELTTGLHVAAAVADGLQDGDQLVLGASNPVRDAALVGLNAHGISVRSNRGVAGIDGTVSTAIGAALAHTSGRTVALIGDLTFVHDSSGLLIGPTEPMPKALTIVVSNDNGGGIFELLEQGDPRFSDVSQRIFGTPHDVDIAALCRAYHVECRQVEADGLAAALREPFEGMRVLEVKADRSTLRSLHASIRAAIKAAE; translated from the coding sequence ATGAACCCGTCGACGATTCAGGCGCGGGTCGTCGTCGACGAACTGATTCGCGGCGGCGTCCGCGATGTGGTGCTGTGCCCCGGCTCACGTAACGCCCCACTGGCGTTCGCCCTGGCCGACGCCGACCGGGCCGGCCGGCTGCGGCTGCACGTGCGCATCGACGAGCGCACCGCGGGCTACCTGGCCGTCGGCCTGGCGGTGTCGGCGGGCTCGCCGGTCTGCATCGCGATGACGTCGGGCACCGCGGTGGCCAACCTCGGGCCGGCGGTCATCGAAGCCAACTACGCCCGGGTGCCGCTGATCGTGCTGAGTGCCAACCGGCCCTACGAACTACTCGGCACCGGCGCCAACCAGACCATGGAGCAGCTGGGCTATTTCGGCAATCAGGTGCGGGCGACCATCAGCCTGGGTCTGGCCGAGGCGACGGCCGACGTGGCCGCGTCCAATGCTCAGTGGCGGTCGGCGACGTGTCGAGTTCTGGTGGCGGCCAAGGGTTCTCGCACTGCCAACGCCGGACCTGTGCAGTTCGACATCCCGCTGCGGGAGCCGTTGGTACCTGACGCCGAAGACGGAGCAGACGACGCCGCGTACGCACCCGAAGGCCGTCCCGACGGCCGGCCGTGGACCTACACGCCGCCCGTCACGTTCGACCAGCCGCTCGAGATCGACCTGACGGCCGACACCGTCGTCATCGCTGGCCACGGCGCGGGCCGTCATGAGAACCTGGCGCACCTGCCGACCGTCGCCGAACCGACCGCGCCGCCGGCCGACAACCCGCTGCACCCGCTGGCGCTGTCGCTGGTCAGGCCGCACCAGGTGATCATGCTGGGCCGGCCCACCCTGCACCGTCCGGTGTCGGCGCTGCTCGCTGACCCGTCGGTGCCCGTCTACGCCCTGACCACCGGGCCGCGCTGGCCCGATGTGTCCGGCAATTCGCAGGCCACCGGCACCCGGGCCATCACCTCCGGCACGCCGGACCCGGACTGGCTGCGCCGCTGCGCCGACGCCAACGCCCGCGCGGAGCATGCGGTCCGCGAACAGCTCGCCGCCTACGAGCTGACCACCGGCCTGCACGTTGCGGCCGCGGTCGCCGACGGCCTGCAGGACGGCGACCAGCTGGTGCTCGGCGCCTCCAATCCAGTGCGCGACGCCGCGCTGGTGGGATTGAACGCGCACGGCATCTCGGTGCGGTCCAACCGCGGTGTCGCCGGTATCGACGGCACCGTCTCCACCGCGATCGGCGCCGCCCTGGCCCACACCTCCGGCCGGACCGTCGCGCTCATCGGTGACCTGACCTTCGTCCACGACAGCTCAGGTCTGCTGATCGGCCCCACCGAGCCGATGCCGAAGGCGCTGACCATCGTGGTCTCCAACGACAACGGCGGCGGCATCTTCGAGTTGCTGGAGCAGGGCGATCCCCGGTTCTCCGACGTGTCGCAGCGCATCTTCGGCACGCCGCACGACGTCGACATCGCCGCCTTGTGCCGGGCGTACCACGTCGAATGCCGTCAGGTTGAGGCCGACGGGCTGGCCGCCGCGCTGCGCGAACCGTTCGAAGGCATGCGCGTGCTGGAGGTCAAGGCCGATCGCTCCACGCTGCGGTCGCTCCACGCTTCGATACGGGCGGCGATCAAGGCCGCCGAATGA